TTTCAGTTCGGGTTTTTCGGATCGGGTTCGGATACGGGTAAAATGCCCACCCCTACAACAAATAGTGAAACACGTAGCCCAAATGCATTTGATGCGCGACACTTGAGGAAAAACAAGAAGATATGTATTTATAAAAACGACAAGGAGTCTACACACATAACAAAAGAACGACACATAGTAAACGAAACAGCTGTAAGAAAATCAACACCTAAATAAGTAAATGCCTAAATGGGAAGATCTGGAAAGACGATCCAAAAGGAGAAGCAATCAATCGTTAGAGAACCTTTCTTTTATATACACTTTTTCCTTCATTAGAGAACAAAGAGAACGATTCATCGTATACAATTAAGGCTAAACTTCATAGGTAAAAAAAAGCACCGCATTCTATTCTATTAACTTTCTCTGATGTAATCTCCAAAACAAGAAACTTACGTAAGGAAACAGATATCCTCCGAGAATCTCACCTTTGATCCGGTTGAAAATGACTAAAGGCCGTGGGAATGTAAGCATGGTTAGAAATCATGTTGTGGAGTGATGTGAGAGAGTAGTCATAAACCCATCATCAGTTTCTACAGTTGTGAAGTCAGTTTCCGGCTTAGTTGCATTATGTGCGTCTTCAAGCTACAGTCTTTAACCTAGCAAGAGGGCATTGATTTGCTTATAAAAGCTTGATCAGGAAGGAAACAATGCAAAAAAGGGAAGAGAAAAGCAGAGAGAGCATTCTTTAACCTGCATAGCTGCTACTATTGATAAGAATCCTTGACATTGTTCGAGCAAGACCGTTTCTTGTGCAGTGATATTCACCATCTCCGCCATTACTGAATTCATTTCATCCACCTATCAATGACATCAAACAACAACAAAGCACCTATTAAACCACTCAAGACAAGTGCATTGACAAACAACCAGGTTCTAGTTTCTGACCAGAGTTAAAACTGCCTCCGCGCCAGTAACTAATATTCGAAACAATTGAGCATTTTTAGAAAGAAATGCTTTAGAGGACTTTCAAGAATAACTAGTTCTAGACATATGCATATAAGAATGGACAAAAGCAAGTTTTCCACCTGCTATCTTATAATAATCATTACATTATTTGTATGAGTCTGTATTCTGATGAAAACGACTCATATGCAGTACTTGCACATGAAAGTATGTCGCAGCTAGTATACTGCATTCTAATTTTCTATTCTTCCAAGCAATAGAGACAATGCATAGAAGAGCGATAAGAGGATAAGCTTTCATAAGTCACATAACTCACGTTATAATCTCTGAGACGAGAAATTTACCTTCGATGTCAGCGAGAATATGGAAGACGCCATAGCATGCATCACATCAACAGCTGAACTAACAGCATGCTTAAGATCTAGAATATCAACCTAACAACATAAAAATCATTAAAAAAAAAAACATTCAGAAACCGGAATCTAGTGTTCATTACCTAAGGATACAAAATAAGCCAACACAAACATATTAGAGTAAGGTAAAATAGCACTCACCACAGCTTTTCCAATAATTGGAAGACGAAGCGTGCTGGCTTTCAAGGCTTCAGTTGCTCCTAACAAAGAATTCGAATGATCTCTGTCTAGAAGAGACCATTCTTCTAGGTAACCCATCTACAATTTCCAAAATACAATGGGTTTTGTTAGCGTCAACAGAGCAATTACAAAGGCAATAACAGGATAAACGAAATTGCTAGAAGTTCATATTCTCACCTGCTCCTTCAAGATGGAAGCTAGTTTCAGTTTATGCTTCAGCAAGAGCAACCTGATCCGTTTCAGAGTGACAGAATGGCGCAATTCCGAGATTGATACCCATGCATTCCACAGGTTTTTCTGTCAAAAAAGAAAGTCTGATTTCACTAGAGTGTGTCTAGTTTCTTGGACCAAGTTAATGACTCAAACTATCTATAAGAACCCTATACTACCGTAGCTAGGCTTCATAACCTATTCTACTGTTCGCTAGATTACAAATCATGCACTCTCCAAGTCTGCTGCAGTGGCTAAAAGCACTTGCGATCCAAGCAGGTACAACCATACGTCCACAATTATTAACATAGCATTGACGGTATAAGAAAGGATACCTCTGCAGTCAGTCTCTGCACCATGAAAGTGGAGTCAGCCCTGGCATTGGCAAACCTCCACTGCAGATGACGGTTATACAGAAGCCTCAACAAGTGGGCATCCATAACCCGATCCTCCCCAATTTTCCCCCTCCTAATATCAGCAGTGAAACAAAGAATCGAAGGCAAGTTGCGGTTATAAGCGTTCATTTGCTCAGAAACTCCATTTCTCACTCGACAAGGACTAGAAAGTGCTCTAGCTTGAGATGAAGTAGCTGTCGCCCAAACCTTACTAGGTGAAGCAGGTCGAGTAGCACCACCTCTTATCGGAGAAGCCATACCACGAGGAGATGACACCAACGGAGTATCACTAGAGAACCGTTTAGACTGACTCAACTTTGATGACATACTACTTATCCTCGAACTCGGGCTAGAGCACCGAGGTGAGCCGCCAGGATCTTGCAACCTCCTTAATCGGGTGTTAGTCTCTTGCCAGAACTTAGCAGAAGCCATAACGTTACGTTGCAAGCTCCTCCTTTCACCACGTTCCTGCGCACCATTGGTGCTACCAGATGAAACACTATCAGAATCAGAAGCAGTAAAGTCACTAGTGCTTGTGACTCTTGTCTTTCTCTCATCTCTCAATTCCAAAACTCCATCACCTTCTCCCAAATCTAAACCTAATCTCCCATCAACAGAAACCCTAGAGCTCCGCTGCAACATTGATCCAAGCTTCTTCTTCCCTATATCATCACACTCACAATCCACATTTTTAGAAACTGAACTTCCTCTCATGGAAGCGCCTGGCCAGAGCTGCTGCTGGTGGTGGTCAACCGGCTTTGAGTTCTCCCTCTGATCTCGAACCTGCGGCGACCTCCGCCGCTCGGGGGTAGGTTTACGGTGGGAAACCGGCGTGGTGGTAGCAGTAGTCTCCTTCTTCTTGCTAATCGGGAGCGAAAACGCCTCGCCTTGGAAGGAAACAGATAAGCTCCTGGTGGAAGTGATGAGCATCTTCGCTGCCGCCGACATTGCAGTGCGAGTGCTAGCGACAGGAGCTGGCGATGGCCGGCGGCGGTCTACCGATTGAGACCGTTTGGTTAGCGAGGAAGGCGTGTTGATCCGATTAGAAGCGGAAGGAGTGGCGCGAGAGAGCAAAGGGGAAGGATATCGCTTACTTGTCTTGAGTAATGCAGACGACGAAGATGTGATAGAAGAGGTGGAGTGAGAATGAGAATGGGAAGGAGAAGGGGATAAGTATCGCGAGGGTACATTTTTGAGTCTAGGTCTTCGTTCATTGTTGCTGGGGTGCGGATCTGGAGGTGGTTTCCTGGTGGAGGTTGCTGCTTGAGGAATCGCAGGGACCATTATCTCTCCTCTTCTTCCTCGTCGTCTGGTTCGGCGGCTTCGTGATCCTCACAGTGCATTACAGAGATTTGTCACACTTAGCCGCGGGAAATGAAATCTTCAGAGATTTGGGGTGCAAAACTAAAAGATCCCTCGATGTGGATCTTGAATATGATTTTGCTATTTAACTTGCCTTCGCAGCCAAGAGAGAAGAGAGGAGAGGAGAGGAGAGGAGATGTGAGAGTGGTCGTGGATTTGGGGATTTTCCCACTTTTTAGTATACTGTCTGTTGGGTAGCTCATCTTCTTTTTTTTTTGAGTCTCCTTTTTCATTTTTTTTCTGTTCAAATCCATTTTCAGATTTATACTCTATTTAATTGCCTAAAAAAGCTATACGTAAATGGCTAATTCTTTCGTTTTCTGCCCAATCCTTTACATATTTATTCACAAAAATCCTAAATTAACTACATTAGTGATGTGCCCTAAGCCCCTAACTATTGTAAACATAATGCAGATCATATGAAGGAAGTAGATGATTTTATTATTTAATCATTCACTGTGTTTGTTTGTTTACAGGAGAAGATTTTCACGATATGTGATAGTTACCACAGCTGAGATTCATGGGGAAACTTTCCTTCACTCGTATATATGTATAGGGGCTCAATTCGGGCACCCCGGCCCAAATCTAATAAGCCCTTAAATGATTGAGTCCGGTCTGGCACGGCCCGAAAATATATATGTATAGGGGCTCAATTCGGGTTTTTTTTTTGCTTTTCGAAAAATAATTTGTCATTGTCATTTCCATCGTTTTAATACATGTGAATTTTCATTGAAAAATAGTTTCATTTCTTTTTTTTAAAAAAAAATATAAAGTGAATTTAAACTTCTCTTCTTTGTCAAAAATGTTTTATTTTTTTCGTATGTTTTATTTTTCTTGTCTATCATTTTATAGTGCGCTTTAAAAACATATTATAAACAAACCAAACTTAATAAGATTTATATATTCAAATATAAATTAAAACTGAATATATAAGAGAACAAAATTTATGATAAACATGGTCGAACGTTTCATACTTTGCATTTTGAAATAAAAAAACATGTTGTATATAAAAGAAGAAGGTATATTTACAAAATTTAAAATGTCACTTATAATGATCAAACAATAAAGTACATTAACAATTTTATAGTTACTTTATTAGAGTTTGGATAAAAATATTAAAATAATATGTCAATACTAATAATGGTTTTGATTGTAAAAACAATAATATTTAAAATAAAATATAAAATTTTGGGTTTTTGGGCCGGTCCTAGTCCAAACGGGCTTAGACCCAAAATACCCAAAGCCCAAATGAGGTTAACCCGAAAGGCTTAATTTTTTTGGAGCTTAAAAATCTAAGTCCAAACCCGATAATTCTAAGGGGACGGGTCGGATTGCGGGTTATTGCCTTAATTGACATGTCATAAATGTAATCCTCCTTTTCTATTGATGTGTTCGTGGAAATACATAGATGAACTCCGCAGTTCCAAACTATAAAACCTTTCATGATGTTTTATTATTATTCTTCTTTTCTTTCATTTGGTAAGGAAGAGAATTATATGGATAGTGCTTCTTCTGTGAACATCTCCTATATATTAATCCTAGAGCATTGCAACATGTTTTTGTAGCCACGTGTCATCATGAAGATAATTCTTAGAATTTTTAGAAAAATAAGTTGGTCCATATAAACATATACTATATTTTGTATTAAACTAACTATCAAATTAATTAGTAGTGTACAAAAGAATATTTTTTTTTCTTAAATAAAAATTACGGAATTATCTAATATGATTAGTATATATATGACAATTAATGATTTTGAATAATACATATTTGATAACAATTTTTGTATCATCTTTTTTTTTTCATATATTATTAAAAAAATTAATCAATTAAATTAAGCATATAATAAAAAAATAGATTTTTTTTTATATGTTATATTTTAATTTTTTTAAATGACTATAAATTACTAAAAATGGTAAAAGTCTCACATTGAAAATTTTATAATCAATGGTTTAACTTTTTTTGTTCAAGCAAGATACAAATGATCATATATCGTAGGGGTGGGCGTTCAGATAACCGTTCGGCTTCGTATCAGGTATTTAGGATTTCGGGTATTTCAGTATAAATGTATAGAAACCATTCGGGTATTTCTATACTTCGGGTCGGGTTCAAATATTTTGGGTCGGGTTTAGATATTTAAATTTTGAAGAAAAAATAAATAAATTATTCATTCTTTAAGTTTTTGTATTTAAAATATACTTTTAACTTAACTTGTTTTCTAATTTTTAAAAGATTAAACTATTAATAGGATAAAACTTTAAAAATAGAAAAAACACTAATTTAGTTGTTGTTTTGAAATTTTAGATTGTAGCTTTTGTTAATGTAAGAAACAAGAGCTAGATATGTATTTTAAGTGAGTAGCAAATGATTTTATCCATAATTATATGTATATTATCTAATTTTGAGCAATGGGCATCGTTAATATAAATATTTTGAATAAAATGAGAGAAGTAAACTAGAAATATAAGGTTAAGTATACTTATGTTTGGTTATCTTCGGATATCCATTCAGGTTTGGATATTACATGTTTAGGTTTGGATATCCAATCTCTCCGATTTCAATAACCGTTCGGGTATTTTGCTATTTCGGTTCGAATTTTTGGATAGGATTTAGATACGGGTATCAGATAAAATTTCCAGCTCTAATAAATCGTATGAATATGAACTCTCATTAATAGATATTCATATTTTATATATATATATATATATATATATATTTATATCATTTGAAATAAGTTATATACTATATAAAAAATATGTTAATTTCAAAATTTGCAGTGAAAAATCATTGAGATCTTAATATTTTACTTTTGAAATTTTTATTGAAAAATCTCACATTTAAAGTTTTGTGATTAACGGTTTAAATTTTTGTTACAGAAAATATAAACATGTTTAAAAATCATACGAGTATGAAATGTCAATAATAAATATTTATATTAAAATATACTCCTTCCGTTCCTTAAAGTTACATGTTCTAGAAAGAAAATTTGTTTCAAAAAGATCCATTTTTTTTACATTTTTAATGCAGATTTTATTAACTAATTGCAAACTTCAAAAAATTTAATTGCACTAGTTGAATTTTTATTGGTTTAAAATTATGGAAAAAGATAAACACAAAAAATATGTAAATTTAATGTGTTTTATTGAAACGTGTGAAAAATCTAGAATATGTAACTTTAAAGAACGGAGGGAGTACTATGTATCTATGTCAATATCACTAAATTTTAATTTATACAATATAAAGTAAAATAAAATAATTTTTTGATTTATTTACCAAAAACGTGATCGTAAATTAACAAAATGTATTAGTTTTAATTTATGTGTTTAATCTAATGTATATACTTTTATGCATATAAATTATTTTTTAAATAGGTGGTTTCTAATATCTTATTTGATATTGACAATTCCAAAAACACATTTCTTCAAATCGAAGTGATTTTTAATATTGGAAGCACTATATATATTATTTAATTCAGATTAAATAATGTAGTCTTGATTTTTATTCATAAAAAGCTTTTAATGAAATATCATGGCAAGATTCCAATCACCTCATTTTGAGTTTGTTCGAATAATGAGAGATTTGATCATTCGTCTAATATTTGTTTCTCCCTAATACCCTATCTAGCTATTATAATTGTAAGAATGATATATTTGAACTATTTATTATAAGTTTTCTGGTTTATAATTTAATAAATCAAACAGTTCTTAGTTTATACATAGTATATATATACTAGAATTGTAAAGTTTATATATAATTTGTATACTCTTAATAACTAAACTTCAAAAAGGCAGGCTAATAAAATAAATAATTTTTTTTTTGTTCTGGAATTAGATGATTTTTAGACCGAACTGACGAACATATACTAAATAGACATTGATATTTCGAGTCCTAACAGCTTGATATATTAGATTTGAACACTAACCTGTTAATAGAGTTTGCCGGTGATTTTTTTCAAAATTTTGATTCTTAGAAATGTATCTCGAGTTGAACTAATTTTTATCGATGTCTATCTTTTTAAATTGACACCTATGTAATTCACCGAATTCATAGAAGAAGTTAAAAAAGAACTAAATTCATATCAATTAAACGGAGACAAGAACAAAAGCATAATTTTATAAAGGTGAAAAATAAAATCTCTTATGGAGAGTCAATAGTAAACAAATCGAGAGCAGAAAACATAATCCACTTTCATCATTATACAATCGATGAACTTATTTGATTTTGGTGATTTGTGTCAGACGCAAAACTTAATTTTTTTTTTGTGCATATGAAATCTTAAAAATGATTATAATGAGTTGCAATACGATGATACATTTAAGAACTAACATTTGTATTCGTCGTTTTACAATCGATAAAGATTATGGTGTTGTAAAATGTTAAAACCAATTAAAGAACAAAAATTATTATAAAAATTCACTCCGTCCGGGTTATCATGTATGAAATGAAAAAGAATAATTGTAGATTGTGTGTTAATCATAAGGCACATATCAAAAGTGTTGGGACTGTTGGGTAATGGGCCATTTACTAATGACATGCTTATTACTCATCCATCATGCAGGAGGTCCAAAAATTGATTTAATGTGTGTTTTTTCATTAGTGATGTGAAAAAAAAAGGGTTGTGGTCCTTGTGGAGGAGCCTACGAATTTAAAAAGAGTTACAAACTTACAAAGCACCCAGCTTAGAAACTTTGCTTATATGTTATTGAATCTATTAGTTGATATTGGGCTGGTAAGGCCCAATCCAAAAACCAAGTTATAAGTTGATTTGACTTTTGTTTTATATTAATAAATGTAGAAATGAAGAAGAGAAGAAAAAGTTCCTGTCCGAAGCAAAAGTTTGACAAAGTCCAGGATAGATGGGGTAAGTGTAGTGGGAGCCATGTGGCGTCTTTAATTACAGATAAACTAATGAACACACCAAAAAAGATTCATCAAGATCTTTTCAAATCGTCAGACGTCACATCCCATCTTAAAATCTGATAACCGAAAACTTGTTCAAGCTTCGTCTTCCCCCAATCACTTTTCTTCTTCCTCAGTTTCTGGGTTTCATCAGAGAAAGAGAGAACGAGTCAGAGACCCAGAAACCCATCATCTTAATTTGACTTTCTGGTTCGTAAATAATCTGACTTTTAGATTTTCTCTGGTAAAGGCTTCATTTTTATAGAAGAAACTCTCCAAAGTTTCAATATATATATTTTTTTTATTGTTATCCACAGGACTCTCTCTCTCTCTCTCTCTC
This sequence is a window from Brassica oleracea var. oleracea cultivar TO1000 chromosome C1, BOL, whole genome shotgun sequence. Protein-coding genes within it:
- the LOC106319565 gene encoding protein SNOWY COTYLEDON 3 translates to MVPAIPQAATSTRKPPPDPHPSNNERRPRLKNVPSRYLSPSPSHSHSHSTSSITSSSSALLKTSKRYPSPLLSRATPSASNRINTPSSLTKRSQSVDRRRPSPAPVASTRTAMSAAAKMLITSTRSLSVSFQGEAFSLPISKKKETTATTTPVSHRKPTPERRRSPQVRDQRENSKPVDHHQQQLWPGASMRGSSVSKNVDCECDDIGKKKLGSMLQRSSRVSVDGRLGLDLGEGDGVLELRDERKTRVTSTSDFTASDSDSVSSGSTNGAQERGERRSLQRNVMASAKFWQETNTRLRRLQDPGGSPRCSSPSSRISSMSSKLSQSKRFSSDTPLVSSPRGMASPIRGGATRPASPSKVWATATSSQARALSSPCRVRNGVSEQMNAYNRNLPSILCFTADIRRGKIGEDRVMDAHLLRLLYNRHLQWRFANARADSTFMVQRLTAEKNLWNAWVSISELRHSVTLKRIRLLLLKHKLKLASILKEQMGYLEEWSLLDRDHSNSLLGATEALKASTLRLPIIGKAVVDILDLKHAVSSAVDVMHAMASSIFSLTSKVDEMNSVMAEMVNITAQETVLLEQCQGFLSIVAAMQVKDCSLKTHIMQLSRKLTSQL